The Paracholeplasma brassicae genome contains a region encoding:
- a CDS encoding nucleoside kinase — protein sequence MINIRFNDSVVQFEPGVTLEDVKNHLGVVAYAATVNNRIRELTYKLTKDCDVVFFDLSNRDAVRIYEASLRYVIAMAVKNIYPEVTVKFNYSVSRSILGVLENLGHKIDRPTVKKIEAEVRRLVSLDLPIKRKKMDLEDAIAYYKEVGYHDKVEVLKYRDEEDVNMYICGDYVNYMFGYMVPSTSYLTEFVLALYHPGFIIQYPRSEMGGIIPEFDDAPIFAKTIKEATKWGKIIEGDTIAKMNSYVERKLEAEFINMCETRHNRQLTDLGDRIEKEIDSIRLIAIAGPSSSGKTTFSTRLRIELLSRGIKPLMISIDDYYQPKTQAPKDEFGAPDLEHIEALDVNLFDEQMLALIQGEKVTLPHFNFKVGQREPGRTVQIDENTPIIIEGIHALNDRLTHSVPQHQKYKIFIAPQTQLHIDDHTPISFTDLRLLRRIVRDQKYRNSPAEETISMWGSVRRGEFKWIYPYQEQANFVFNSELSYELAVLRKHAFKTLNAIPRDSEYFITANRLLKFLKYFKEIDDELVPNNSLLREFIGGSVFHV from the coding sequence ATGATAAACATAAGATTTAATGACTCTGTCGTTCAATTTGAACCTGGAGTCACACTTGAGGACGTTAAAAATCACTTAGGTGTCGTTGCCTATGCAGCAACTGTAAACAACCGCATAAGAGAACTAACTTATAAACTAACCAAAGATTGTGACGTTGTGTTCTTTGATTTGAGCAATAGAGACGCTGTGCGAATCTATGAAGCAAGTTTAAGATACGTTATCGCTATGGCCGTGAAAAACATCTACCCTGAGGTTACTGTAAAGTTTAATTATAGTGTCTCACGCTCAATTTTAGGTGTACTAGAAAATCTAGGCCACAAAATTGATCGTCCAACTGTAAAAAAAATTGAAGCAGAAGTAAGACGTCTTGTGTCACTTGATTTGCCAATAAAACGCAAAAAAATGGATTTAGAAGACGCCATCGCTTACTATAAAGAAGTCGGTTATCATGACAAAGTCGAAGTCTTAAAATATCGTGATGAAGAGGATGTCAACATGTATATTTGTGGTGACTATGTCAACTACATGTTTGGCTACATGGTGCCATCAACGTCCTATTTAACGGAATTTGTTCTGGCATTGTATCACCCAGGGTTTATTATTCAATACCCAAGAAGTGAAATGGGCGGAATAATTCCTGAATTTGATGACGCACCAATTTTTGCAAAAACCATTAAAGAAGCAACCAAATGGGGAAAAATCATCGAAGGTGATACAATTGCAAAAATGAATAGTTACGTTGAAAGAAAACTAGAGGCTGAGTTCATTAATATGTGTGAAACTAGACACAATAGACAATTAACTGATCTTGGTGATCGAATTGAAAAAGAAATTGACTCAATTCGTTTAATTGCGATTGCAGGGCCATCTTCAAGTGGTAAAACAACGTTTTCAACCCGCTTAAGGATTGAATTATTAAGTCGCGGAATCAAACCACTGATGATTTCAATCGATGATTATTATCAACCAAAAACACAAGCACCTAAAGATGAATTTGGTGCACCAGATCTAGAACACATTGAAGCGTTGGACGTTAATTTATTTGATGAACAAATGCTAGCACTAATTCAAGGTGAAAAAGTGACACTTCCACATTTTAATTTTAAAGTTGGTCAAAGAGAACCAGGTAGAACTGTCCAAATTGATGAGAATACGCCAATCATTATTGAAGGTATTCATGCGCTAAATGACCGTTTAACGCATTCAGTACCACAACACCAAAAGTATAAGATCTTCATTGCGCCGCAAACTCAATTGCACATTGATGATCATACACCAATTAGCTTTACGGATTTACGCTTATTAAGACGAATTGTACGTGATCAAAAATATAGAAACTCACCTGCGGAAGAAACTATCTCAATGTGGGGATCTGTAAGACGCGGTGAATTCAAATGGATTTATCCATATCAAGAACAGGCTAATTTCGTCTTTAATTCTGAGTTATCATACGAGTTAGCGGTTTTAAGAAAACACGCTTTTAAGACATTAAATGCAATACCTAGAGATTCAGAATATTTCATTACAGCAAACCGATTACTCAAATTCTTGAAATATTTTAAAGAAATTGATGATGAATTAGTACCTAATAACTCGCTGCTTAGAGAATTTATCGGCGGTTCCGTTTTTCACGTATAG
- a CDS encoding asparaginase yields MENKKILIVFTGGTISMSSDSQTSKSVISSNESDLILKIRKRFQNIELLTLVYSMKPSPSITSVDMLEIGKLIKDKIESDQIDGCVITHGTDTLEETAFFLDIFLSTRIPVVLTGSMRNFSELGYDGFSNLLSAILVSANPQSYGRGTLVVLNDEINAAVEVTKTHTVSLGTFKSMEFGPLGIVDEQEVIYYRDSSYHRQNLSPVLLTSEVEIVKVYSGSSGHLIDYLIKQPTIKGIVLEAMGRGNIPPIMVPSVIKAINRGVKVVLTSRCPMGRVRDSYGYEGGGHHLKQIGVLFAGDLSSVKARIKLMLAVNCANVNVEDYFEH; encoded by the coding sequence ATGGAAAACAAAAAAATACTGATCGTCTTTACAGGTGGTACCATCTCAATGTCTTCAGATTCACAGACGTCTAAATCAGTGATCTCTAGCAATGAATCGGATTTAATATTAAAAATTAGAAAGCGCTTTCAAAATATTGAGCTTTTGACCTTGGTATATTCTATGAAACCGTCCCCTTCGATTACTAGTGTTGACATGCTAGAAATTGGAAAACTGATTAAAGATAAAATCGAGTCTGATCAAATTGATGGATGTGTAATTACTCATGGGACAGACACACTTGAAGAAACTGCTTTCTTCCTAGATATATTTTTGAGTACTCGGATTCCTGTGGTTTTAACTGGATCGATGCGTAATTTTTCAGAGCTAGGTTACGACGGATTTTCTAATTTGCTTTCAGCCATATTAGTTTCTGCTAACCCGCAAAGCTATGGACGAGGAACTCTTGTTGTTCTAAATGATGAAATCAATGCCGCTGTTGAAGTTACTAAAACTCATACCGTTTCTTTAGGGACATTCAAATCAATGGAATTTGGTCCTTTAGGAATCGTTGATGAACAGGAAGTGATTTATTATAGAGATTCTTCTTATCATCGTCAAAATTTAAGTCCTGTTCTACTAACATCTGAAGTTGAAATTGTTAAAGTTTACAGCGGTTCAAGTGGTCATTTAATTGACTATTTGATTAAGCAGCCAACGATTAAAGGCATTGTTTTAGAGGCGATGGGCAGGGGAAACATCCCGCCTATAATGGTTCCAAGTGTGATTAAAGCAATTAACAGAGGGGTCAAAGTTGTTTTAACCTCTAGATGTCCTATGGGTAGAGTTCGAGACTCCTATGGTTACGAAGGTGGTGGACATCACCTTAAACAAATCGGTGTTTTGTTTGCTGGTGATTTATCGAGTGTTAAAGCTCGTATTAAGTTAATGCTTGCTGTCAATTGTGCAAACGTTAACGTTGAAGATTACTTTGAACATTAA
- a CDS encoding phosphopentomutase: MKFDRIFLIVMDSLGCGEAPDAHKYNDVGSNTILHISEKMKLNIPNLQQLGYANITKINHVEPVNQPKGLYTKIQEASNGKDTMTGHWEMMGLYITEPFQTFTDTGFPKALLDEIEKQTGRKIIGNVAASGTEILVELGEQHMKTGDLIVYTSADSVLQIAMHEEIIPIEEQYRICEIAREITMKEEWKVARVIARPFLGKDKNSFVRTANRHDYALKPTGKTTLNFLDEAGFDSIALGKINDIFVGEGINEYHRTVSNTDGMNQIIDMAQNRNFKGLCFLNLVDFDALYGHRRDPIGYGKAIEAFDAQLPELMSYLGENDLLMITADHGNDPTHHGTDHTREYVPLLVFANQIKAGNELPVFKTFADIAATISDNFGVKKTEHGTSFLPLVKEACK; encoded by the coding sequence ATGAAATTTGATCGTATTTTTTTAATTGTAATGGATAGTTTAGGTTGTGGTGAGGCGCCAGATGCTCATAAATACAATGACGTTGGGTCAAACACAATCTTACATATATCAGAAAAAATGAAATTAAACATCCCTAATTTACAACAATTAGGTTATGCCAACATCACTAAAATTAATCACGTTGAACCTGTAAATCAACCAAAAGGTTTATACACAAAAATACAAGAAGCTTCTAATGGTAAAGACACAATGACCGGACACTGGGAAATGATGGGCTTATACATCACAGAACCTTTTCAAACATTCACCGACACTGGCTTTCCTAAGGCGTTGTTGGATGAAATCGAAAAACAAACAGGAAGAAAAATTATTGGTAACGTTGCTGCTAGTGGCACAGAAATCCTGGTTGAGCTTGGTGAACAACACATGAAGACAGGCGATTTAATTGTCTATACCTCAGCAGATTCGGTTCTACAAATTGCAATGCACGAAGAAATCATACCAATTGAAGAGCAATATCGCATTTGTGAAATTGCAAGAGAAATCACAATGAAAGAGGAATGGAAAGTTGCACGTGTAATTGCACGACCATTTTTAGGTAAGGATAAGAATTCTTTTGTCCGTACTGCAAACAGACATGATTATGCATTAAAACCAACGGGTAAAACGACGCTTAACTTTTTAGATGAAGCGGGGTTTGATTCGATTGCACTGGGTAAAATCAATGACATTTTTGTTGGTGAAGGCATCAATGAGTATCATCGCACAGTCTCGAATACCGATGGCATGAATCAAATCATCGATATGGCTCAAAACCGTAATTTTAAAGGACTTTGCTTCTTGAACTTAGTCGATTTTGATGCTTTATATGGTCACCGTAGAGACCCAATTGGCTATGGCAAAGCCATTGAAGCGTTTGACGCACAATTGCCGGAACTTATGTCATATTTAGGTGAAAATGACCTTCTAATGATTACTGCTGACCATGGAAACGATCCAACACACCACGGTACTGATCATACGAGGGAGTATGTGCCACTACTTGTCTTCGCAAATCAAATTAAAGCGGGAAATGAGTTACCCGTATTTAAAACTTTTGCAGATATAGCTGCAACCATATCCGATAACTTTGGTGTCAAGAAAACTGAACACGGCACCTCATTTTTACCACTTGTAAAGGAGGCCTGTAAATAA
- the xerD gene encoding site-specific tyrosine recombinase XerD: MKYVINDYGYYLKREKGLSENTLSAYLRDLEQYRLFLEKYHNITKVHKIEKKHIEAYLRTLKRKNLSSKSMSRKLTSIKGFHQFLVIEKETDDNVSLTIEMPKVEKSLPEVLSIEDVVKIINQLKGDDPLTLRNIALLELIYGSGLRVSELLNLQIADVHLTAGYVRVTGKGNKEREVPLGDISIIALRKYLSNGRQLLVKMKTADLFLNVNGKKLSRQGFFKILKKIAQEAGVTKEVSPHTLRHSFATHLLEAGVDLRTLQELLGHEDISTTQIYTHISQKHIKDAYLSSHPRAKENI; this comes from the coding sequence ATGAAATACGTCATTAATGACTATGGCTATTACTTAAAGCGTGAAAAAGGTTTAAGTGAGAATACTCTTTCGGCTTACCTAAGAGATTTAGAACAATATCGCTTGTTTTTAGAAAAGTATCATAACATCACAAAAGTGCATAAAATTGAAAAAAAACACATTGAAGCGTATCTAAGAACCTTGAAAAGAAAGAATTTAAGTTCTAAGAGCATGTCAAGAAAACTAACATCAATTAAAGGGTTTCATCAATTTTTGGTTATTGAAAAGGAAACTGACGATAACGTAAGTTTAACCATTGAAATGCCAAAAGTAGAAAAATCCTTACCTGAGGTTCTTTCAATTGAGGATGTCGTTAAAATCATCAATCAATTGAAAGGGGACGACCCTCTAACGTTACGCAATATTGCATTACTTGAATTGATTTATGGATCTGGCCTTCGTGTTTCAGAGCTTTTGAATCTTCAAATCGCTGACGTTCATTTAACTGCCGGTTACGTTCGAGTGACAGGTAAAGGCAATAAAGAACGTGAAGTTCCCTTAGGGGACATCAGTATCATCGCGTTAAGAAAATACTTGTCTAACGGTCGTCAGTTACTCGTTAAAATGAAAACAGCTGACCTATTCTTAAATGTCAACGGTAAGAAACTTTCAAGACAAGGTTTCTTTAAGATATTAAAAAAAATTGCTCAAGAAGCAGGGGTTACAAAAGAGGTTTCGCCTCACACACTAAGACACTCATTTGCGACCCATTTGCTTGAAGCAGGTGTTGACTTAAGAACACTACAAGAGCTTTTAGGTCATGAGGACATATCAACAACACAGATTTACACACACATCAGTCAAAAACATATTAAGGATGCGTATTTATCAAGTCATCCAAGAGCTAAGGAGAATATTTAA
- the hemW gene encoding radical SAM family heme chaperone HemW, with protein MNISINLKKEYMTIPSHHKLFDTIYIGGGTPSMLDTNQLRKLFELFKDMNPIEYTIEVNPESYSHEKGLLFKEYGVNRISLGVQSFDQGILNYIGRKHQTSDVFYAVNDLKKLGIDNISIDLIFSIPGQTIKTIEHDLTTLKQLDVNHVSYYALILEEKTVFYHQYQQGLFVQNDSDLEADMYLYVMQKLSELGFEQYEISNFCKNKLYSRHNSLYWSLEPYLAIGAGAHGFDGKIRYHNHRNLIDYYQTFTKEIIHCEEETLLSDALIFGLRKIKGVNINELNDRFKVDIIEKYSELKKFFDLHLIEIDNGYLRLTKEGILLGNQIFEVFI; from the coding sequence ATGAATATCTCGATTAATTTAAAAAAAGAATACATGACTATCCCAAGCCATCATAAGTTGTTTGATACAATTTATATTGGTGGTGGTACGCCAAGTATGCTTGATACGAATCAACTAAGAAAACTATTTGAACTCTTTAAAGACATGAACCCAATCGAGTATACGATTGAAGTTAATCCAGAAAGTTATTCACATGAAAAAGGATTACTTTTTAAAGAATATGGTGTGAACCGAATCAGTTTAGGGGTTCAGTCCTTTGATCAAGGAATCTTAAATTACATTGGGCGAAAACATCAAACATCTGATGTTTTTTATGCAGTTAATGACTTAAAAAAGCTTGGTATTGATAATATAAGTATCGATTTAATCTTTTCAATTCCAGGTCAAACAATAAAGACAATAGAACATGACTTAACTACGCTAAAACAACTCGATGTCAATCACGTCAGTTATTACGCATTGATTTTAGAAGAAAAAACCGTATTCTATCATCAATATCAACAAGGTCTTTTTGTTCAAAATGACAGTGATTTAGAAGCTGATATGTATTTATATGTCATGCAAAAACTAAGCGAACTTGGATTTGAACAATATGAAATCTCTAATTTTTGCAAGAACAAACTTTATTCGAGACACAATTCATTGTATTGGAGTTTAGAACCGTATTTAGCCATTGGTGCTGGTGCGCATGGATTTGATGGCAAAATTCGCTATCACAACCATCGCAATTTAATTGATTATTATCAAACGTTTACAAAAGAGATTATACATTGTGAGGAAGAAACCCTTCTTAGTGATGCGTTAATCTTTGGTCTAAGAAAGATTAAAGGCGTTAATATCAATGAATTAAATGATCGGTTTAAGGTTGACATTATCGAAAAATACAGTGAGTTAAAAAAGTTCTTTGATTTACATCTAATCGAAATTGATAATGGTTACTTGAGATTAACTAAAGAGGGTATTTTACTAGGTAATCAAATATTTGAGGTGTTCATATGA
- a CDS encoding aldo/keto reductase: MFVANKDRYEKMIYRRLGKSGLKLPIFSFGLWLNFGEVNDYEECKNVIFEAFNNGITHFDLANNYGPPPGSAEKLFGNVLNDGLMNYRDEFIISTKAGYFMWEGPYGDWGSRKYLMASIDQSLKRLGIPYVDIFYHHRFDPNTDLRETMLALRDIVLQGKALYVGLSNYNSEQLRRAHLILDELNVPYVITQPSYSMLNRWIEKDGLLETQTELKAGTICFSVLQQGKLTNKYIGGIPEDSRAKKAYIQFLNEKDIDETLREKLIKLNEIAKKRNQSIAQMALAWAVRNPKMTSALISVSKMSQLKENLETLKNLTFTEDELNEIDQVLK, from the coding sequence ATGTTTGTAGCAAATAAAGACCGTTACGAAAAAATGATATACCGCCGATTAGGTAAAAGCGGGCTAAAACTACCAATTTTCTCATTTGGTTTATGGCTAAACTTTGGTGAAGTCAATGACTATGAAGAATGTAAGAACGTCATTTTTGAAGCGTTTAATAACGGCATTACACATTTTGATTTAGCGAATAATTATGGTCCGCCACCAGGCAGCGCGGAAAAATTATTCGGTAACGTTTTAAACGATGGTTTAATGAACTATCGCGATGAGTTTATTATCTCTACGAAAGCCGGATATTTCATGTGGGAAGGCCCTTATGGTGATTGGGGTTCAAGAAAATACTTAATGGCAAGCATTGATCAATCCTTAAAAAGACTTGGTATCCCTTACGTTGATATTTTCTATCATCACCGTTTTGATCCAAACACGGATTTGAGAGAAACAATGTTAGCCTTAAGAGACATCGTTCTACAAGGAAAAGCTTTATACGTTGGTTTATCAAATTACAATAGCGAGCAGCTCCGACGTGCACACTTAATACTCGATGAACTGAATGTGCCATACGTCATTACACAACCAAGCTACTCGATGTTGAATCGTTGGATAGAGAAAGATGGCTTACTTGAGACTCAGACAGAGCTAAAAGCAGGTACCATTTGTTTTAGTGTCTTACAACAAGGTAAACTTACCAATAAATATATTGGCGGTATCCCTGAAGATTCAAGGGCTAAAAAAGCTTACATTCAATTCTTAAATGAAAAAGACATTGATGAAACGTTACGAGAAAAACTTATCAAACTCAATGAAATTGCTAAAAAGAGAAATCAAAGCATCGCACAAATGGCACTTGCATGGGCAGTAAGAAATCCAAAAATGACTTCCGCACTCATTAGTGTTTCAAAAATGAGTCAGTTAAAGGAAAATCTTGAAACGCTTAAAAACTTAACATTTACAGAAGACGAGTTAAACGAAATCGATCAGGTCTTAAAATAA